Proteins encoded by one window of Paroedura picta isolate Pp20150507F chromosome 11, Ppicta_v3.0, whole genome shotgun sequence:
- the TRIL gene encoding TLR4 interactor with leucine rich repeats, translating into MERMVRLMQLLLVGCALALLSPPAEPVCPEPCDCQQQQHLLCTNRGLRAVPKTPAPQGILTYSLGGNFIANISAFDFHRLVALQRLDLQYNRIRALHPKAFERLARLEELYLGNNLLAALAPGTLRPLGKLRILYVNANEISYLSAASFAGLGSLVKLRLDGNALASLGDTTFAGMANLVYLHLEANRIRWLSRSAFAGLGKLRFLDLSGNQQNSLRHPDTFRPMRLLSTLLLSGNNIQQLAKGVFQHLPNLTKLSLSGNRLAWLAPEAFVGLGALKELRLEGNLLSQLPAPLLHPLRSLEVLDLSHNSLVSLHSAAFGRLHKLRELSLQENALTTVSGDLFASSPALYRLELEGNSWSCDCHLRGLKGWLGSWHSQGRLLTVFVQCRKPLALAGKYLDYLEDSQLLSPPNGSCSEGAASPSPPPQVNASYSPGVGQERLSTLPPASTMQLVSSRKTFVLLPERGILGTDTSPTHSASSLLLSTRPPPLPGGAWPRRAGKHHWVSSVSAVPPLVTDPCDFNKLFLYNLSVESVSTSAVTVRWGVRPHRSPRLLGPVRFRILFDRFGAAVKFQRFVYLPEWSEPTATLQELRSDTPYLVCVEGVIGGRVCPVAPRDHCAGLVTLPEEDVGAAAAVAGRAQGPDQQLLILVLLAVNALLLLLALAAWASRLVRKKVLGCRRRKAASPVHVRQMYSTRRPLRSMGTGVSADFSGFQSHRPPRSTVCALSEADLIEFPCERFLDSAVGGSSSTARRGEDHLLQRFAD; encoded by the coding sequence ATGGAGCGCATGGTCCGCCTGATGCAGCTGCTGCTCGTGGGCTGCGCCCTGGCTCTGCTCTCGCCGCCGGCGGAGCCCGTGTGCCCGGAGCCATGcgactgccagcagcagcagcacctcctGTGCACCAACCGCGGGCTGCGGGCCGTGCCCAAGACCCCGGCGCCGCAGGGCATCCTCACCTACAGCCTCGGCGGGAACTTCATCGCCAACATCTCCGCCTTCGACTTCCACCGCCTGGTGGCGCTGCAGCGGCTGGACTTGCAGTACAACCGCATCCGCGCGCTCCACCCCAAGGCCTTCGAGCGCCTGGCGCGCCTGGAGGAGCTCTACCTGGGCAACAACCTGCTGGCCGCCTTGGCTCCGGGCACGCTGCGACCCCTGGGCAAGCTGCGCATCCTCTACGTCAACGCCAATGAGATCAGTTACCTCAGCGCGGCTTCCTTCGCCGGCCTGGGCAGCCTGGTCAAGCTGCGGCTGGACGGCAACGCCTTGGCCTCGCTGGGCGACACCACCTTTGCCGGGATGGCCAACTTGGTCTACTTGCACCTGGAGGCCAACCGCATCCGCTGGCTGAGCCGCAGTGCCTTTGCCGGGCTGGGCAAACTGCGCTTCCTGGACTTGTCGGGCAACCAGCAGAATTCGTTGCGCCACCCCGACACCTTCCGGCCTATGCGCTTGCTCAGCACCCTCCTTCTCTCAGGCAACAACATCCAGCAGCTGGCCAAAGGGGTTTTCCAGCACTTGCCCAATTTGACCAAGCTGTCTCTGAGTGGGAACCGCCTGGCCTGGCTGGCGCCAGAGGCCTTCGTAGGACTGGGGGCCCTCAAGGAGTTGCGCCTGGAAGGCAACTTGCTGAGCCAGCTCCCTGCCCCTTTGCTGCACCCGTTGCGCAGCCTAGAAGTGCTAGACCTGAGCCACAACTCTCTCGTTAGCCTTCACTCGGCCGCCTTTGGCCGCCTGCACAAGCTGCGGGAGCTCAGCTTGCAGGAGAACGCCCTGACCACCGTCTCTGGGGATCTTTTTGCCTCCAGTCCAGCTCTCTACCGACTGGAGCTTGAGGGGAATTCTTGGAGCTGTGATTGCCACCTGCGAGGCTTGAAAGGCTGGCTGGGCTCCTGGCACTCCCAGGGGCGCCTCCTGACCGTCTTTGTGCAGTGCCGCAAgccgcttgccctggctgggaaatATCTCGATTATCTGGAGGATTCCCAGCTCCTCTCTCCTCCCAACGGCTCTTGTTCTGAAGGGGCAgcctctccttccccaccccctcaagtCAATGCCAGCTACAGCCCAGGCGTGGGGCAGGAGAGGCTGAGCACTTTGCCTCCTGCCTCAACCATGCAGCTGGTCAGTTCCCGGAAGACATTTGTCCTCCTGCCAGAAAGAGGCATCTTGGGGACAGACACTAGCCCTACCCACTCAGCTTCCAGCTTGCTGCTCAGCACccgcccccctcctctgcctggTGGCGCGTGGCCCAGGCGGGCAGGGAAACACCACTGGGTCTCTTCTGTCTCTGCTGTCCCTCCGCTGGTCACTGACCCGTGTGATTTTAACAAGCTGTTCCTCTACAACTTGTCAGTGGAGTCCGTGAGCACCAGTGCGGTGACAGTGCGCTGGGGGGTCCGCCCGCATCGTAGCCCCCGGTTGCTGGGGCCCGTGCGCTTCAGAATCCTTTTTGACCGCTTTGGGGCTGCTGTCAAGTTCCAGCGTTTTGTTTATCTCCCTGAGTGGAGCGAACCGACGGCCACACTCCAGGAGCTGCGCTCTGATACCCCGTACTTGGTCTGTGTGGAGGGCGTCATCGGGGGCCGGGTCTGCCCCGTGGCACCACGGGACCATTGTGCGGGGCTGGTCACCTTGCCGGAAGAGGATGTGGGAGCGGCTGCTGCTGTGGCAGGCAGGGCCCAAGGCCCAGACCAGCAGCTTCTCATCCTGGTGCTGCTGGCAGTGAAtgcactgctgctgcttctggcctTGGCAGCCTGGGCCTCCCGCCTGGTGCGGAAGAAGGTGCTCGGGTGCCGTCGGAGGAAGGCAGCATCGCCGGTACATGTTAGGCAGATGTACTCCACTCGACGGCCCTTGCGCTCCATGGGCACCGGTGTCTCTGCAGACTTCTCTGGCTTCCAGTCCCACCGTCCTCCCCGTAGCACTGTGTGTGCCTTAAGTGAGGCTGACCTCATTGAGTTCCCCTGTGAGCGCTTCCTGGACAGTGCTGTGGGCGGAAGTAGCAGCACCGCCCGCCGTGGAGAGGATCACCTGCTGCAGCGGTTTGCCGACTAA